The Juglans regia cultivar Chandler chromosome 11, Walnut 2.0, whole genome shotgun sequence genome contains the following window.
AAGAATTAACATAAGCTggtttgtgcttttttttttttcaaaaaaaaaaaaaacgtgaatATGTATGCCAGAACAGGCTAGCAAATCTACATAGATGTCACCATACATGGCACGTTTCATGTTGTGGACAGGAAAAAATGCCTTACGCTAAATAGCATAAAACCTTACCTTCTTCAACTCCACCTTAGGAGGCGGAGGCTCCTGATAGAAGCTTGGCATGGGGGTTGCTTTAAAGGCCAAACTCTTCCTAAGCATCTTAATTTCAGCTTCTTGTGTTTCCTTCAAACAATTGAAAAGTTTTCATGGTAAGGACATATTGCACATGCAGACAACATTTCATCacacatacaaaaatatcacCTTGGACTTGGCTTGCAAGTTATTCCTCTCTACTTCCTTTGCATGAATCTTTTCCTCAAGTTTAGAATAGAACTGTACAACATAATAACAGAAGACTATATTAAGAAGCAGGAGAAGACCATATAGTAATACAAGCAGGAGTGAGTGTAAAACTAACCTCTTTCCGCTTCTCAGCTCGTTCATCACACCAAAAACTGAAACCATAGTTTGGAAGTGCAGCGGCCTTTCGAgatttggcatctcctcctgAGGGACTTTTACTAGTGCTTAAGGATAAACTAATGGACAGCAGTATATTCTCATAACCACAGATATAAATGTCAATGACACCCAATTCATTCCCTTTTACCCACAGAGCGAGAGAAAAATGTTCAAAATCCAAAGGATACGAGGAAGGTTCTGTGTCATCAGCTTTACCACCAGGTTCTTTTTTCAAGGGCTTCAGTTTTGTCTTATCTCTGTATCCAGTAAATCAAATTTCACAAATAGGCAAAGAGAATAGCTTCATCAATTTACTTGATCAAACATAGATGGTTAGTAAGAGCATCCTACTCCAGTCTCACAAACTTAAAATTAGTCAGATTTGGCGACAAAGGTTGAGAGCATCCAACGCATACAAGTTAGATAAGAAAATGACACTCAAAGTTAAGAAATACATACACAAGGCCTTCCGACAGTGCTGCAACAGACTTTCCAGATTGCTGTTAAACGGAGATACAGccaaaaaaagatgaagtagAAGtggtaaactgaatttaaaataCAGCCATGCTACAAAAGCAAGCCACCTTAAAAGTTTACCTTAGATAATTGAGCCTGTCTGTCATTGAATGATCTGCTTTTACTAGGCTGTGTTGGGCGTGAATTCAAACCAACTGAACCATTTGAAGTAGATGTTCTCTCGAAATCTTTTCCATCATTGATCTCTGTCACCCCAGCTGCTGAAGCACTTTTCAGGCTCGGGGCCTTTGCATTCTTGCTCTTTCCCTGAGCCTTTTGAGGTTTGGATTGCTTTGAATGATCTGCGTTTTTCACTTCCCCGTCCTGTACCATGGGCACACAATAAGTATTCAAATCATAAGGGTTTATTCAGcaaacaaatcaaacataataaaGCGTCCTACCTTAGATGTGGAGGGAACATCTGATCCCTCATTGACTTCCCCTGTAGATGAGTTAATAGCTGCATCAGCATCCAACTTAGCAACATTCTCCAAATTCCCATTTGGCACTGCAGTCTCTGAACTTCCAGCGGCAGTCACTTTTACATTATCTGAAACAATGCCATCCCCTCCATAGGCAGGAAGTTGCTCGTGAACACCATTTTGATGTGTTGTCTCAAGCCCGTCCACAGGTACAAGATCACCTGAGTCCATCACTCCAAGAACACTACGAAAAGCATAAATGGATAGAACTATGAGCTTACTCCTAAAGAAATTGAATAGAACTCCAGAACGAAGAGGGAAACGAAAtttaaaaggttaaaaaaaaaaaaaaaaaaaaaagagagagagagagagagagagagaaacaacaCGGGGCAGGAAATCTACAAGCTGCTAGTCCTAATAAAGACACCACCATATTCTTCTGTTTTCAAATGACCGCACTTCTGTGCATGAaaacaaatcatttaaaattcaaatctcaCACACAAACACAAGCAATCAAATGTGCAGTCCAGCCAATTCTGTTCATTTTCCTACAAAGGATACCATGACAGATGGATATCCTTTGAAAAGACACAGTCTTCAGCAAATCGTGTGGAATTCGCGGTGCATTAGACTCTCTGACCAGGTAAGATTTTGGAAACAAACACAAGTTAAAAGCTTGGGGCATTAATAGAAAACCAATACACCACATCAGCACACAAGCCATCCTTCTAAGCTCGCTTGGCCACTGCAGAAGTGTAGAAGAAGGCAAGTTGTACGGAAATTTGCCACTTGAGTAGACAAAAACCTAATttcaactaaaattaaaaattttaatctctTCCGTTTTCTCAGCAACTATATCCAATTAAGGACTCACTCAGACACTAATCAATCACGTCAGATTAAATTTATAAGCAACATATCCAAATAAGCAAgatagaggaaaagaaaaaaaaaaatagaggaaaaatcTAAGAATAAATGGATTTCCACATAAGTACCAAACGCAAGCACATTCCGAAGATAAAACTTCACATTGATCTGCTAAATACACCATCATGTAACAAATCttctttagaaaaaagaaaatcgacGCTCTGTTTGTTTGCCGaggaaataagagaaaacagaATCCAGAATCCCAAATCTCAGTCGAGATTATCTagacattatttttcaaagacGAAAACAACAGAGAAACCATTAGATTCAAAACATTCTTCAATTTCGTTCATTTTTCTGGGCAGCCCAAAGGGCAGGCCCAGATATTTCAAAATCGTTGCTCTTACCTCGAGAAACTTGCAATAATCAAATCTCCATTAAAGGGGCATTAGCTTTGATTTAATCACGGAGATTTACTTGAACGCTTTGAAAGATCTATGCAGCACACCACACACATCACATACACACAGAAGATAGATAGAGacagagaaagagaagatgatAATGAAGATGGCGACAATGGATCGAAGAACCGAACCCTAAGAAAGGATCTATCCgattcaaaatttgaaacttttggtaatttcctttctcttttttacttttaacttcttttttttttaatagtattgaAAGCCAAAGGTATAGAGGAATTGAAGGTTAGAGGCGTACTTTATATCAGAGGCCGTCGAGTTTCAAACCCATTTCCAGGAGAGAGAAATACTTCGGTTTGTAGGGACAGCGTGTGCGATTGTCGAAGACGGTTTGGTACTTGTATTTACGGTTATACGGTTTTCCGAGGAAATACCGCAGGTTATACGGTTTTGTAAATGGGTGGCAACTGGCAATACAGCCACCGATTTTGGtctaaattcatctttttttaatgcattttttcctgtatttttttaataatatttatatttaaaaaaatcataatatcattataaaatatttacttaatcattaaataaaggACGGTGCTACGTCCACCGCTCCCAACTCTCACTGAGAGCTACCATTAGATTTAAttggtcttcttcttttttgttgtcttttatatatatatatatatatatatatatatatttacacttttaaatttttttttttaaatagaaaaaaatcataatattattaaaaagcatttcattaatcacttaataaaataaaaaataaaaaattttaacggTAACATTGAGCAATAAGAACCAATGATGaaagtatcattttctttaatttttaagataGCACTACAGCCACCGCtaattattttgatgtgtttatttttaactttttttacatatacttttttaacattttaaaatatactttttttaaaaaatatatttaaaatattattaaaaaatatttttttaatcaagaaataaaaaaataaaaaataaaaacaaaaataaatgccAACGGTCTGGGAGCTGGAGGACTAGCATTatctctaaataaataaataatatatctggAGAAAGTCTCGGGAGACAAAGCATTTTACTGCCTCCTTTACTGTTTCTGTATCGGAAAAAAccgaatattttttattttcttggatcagttacgagtttttttttaaccatattaattaagtttttttttcaaaaacccaaaaaaagttAT
Protein-coding sequences here:
- the LOC108992207 gene encoding protein WVD2-like 6 isoform X1; the protein is MDSGDLVPVDGLETTHQNGVHEQLPAYGGDGIVSDNVKVTAAGSSETAVPNGNLENVAKLDADAAINSSTGEVNEGSDVPSTSKDGEVKNADHSKQSKPQKAQGKSKNAKAPSLKSASAAGVTEINDGKDFERTSTSNGSVGLNSRPTQPSKSRSFNDRQAQLSKQSGKSVAALSEGLVDKTKLKPLKKEPGGKADDTEPSSKSPSGGDAKSRKAAALPNYGFSFWCDERAEKRKEFYSKLEEKIHAKEVERNNLQAKSKETQEAEIKMLRKSLAFKATPMPSFYQEPPPPKVELKKIPPTRAKSPKLGRRKSSETEGNSSSDRIGRLSLDEKVVTENPGKALIHLKKPQRKSLPRLPSEKTNLSKPVAEKTTSCKAKHEENTTLLEATNEEETTLDNATNEEKMDMSAATNEPPSNTQEVGTAPTAEPRETQACKDYGMLVEEQPQPTLIQEPTQ
- the LOC108992207 gene encoding protein WVD2-like 6 isoform X2, producing MDSGDLVPVDGLETTHQNGVHEQLPAYGGDGIVSDNVKVTAAGSSETAVPNGNLENVAKLDADAAINSSTGEVNEGSDVPSTSKDGEVKNADHSKQSKPQKAQGKSKNAKAPSLKSASAAGVTEINDGKDFERTSTSNGSVGLNSRPTQPSKSRSFNDRQAQLSKQSGKSVAALSEGLVDKTKLKPLKKEPGGKADDTEPSSPSGGDAKSRKAAALPNYGFSFWCDERAEKRKEFYSKLEEKIHAKEVERNNLQAKSKETQEAEIKMLRKSLAFKATPMPSFYQEPPPPKVELKKIPPTRAKSPKLGRRKSSETEGNSSSDRIGRLSLDEKVVTENPGKALIHLKKPQRKSLPRLPSEKTNLSKPVAEKTTSCKAKHEENTTLLEATNEEETTLDNATNEEKMDMSAATNEPPSNTQEVGTAPTAEPRETQACKDYGMLVEEQPQPTLIQEPTQ